The Deltaproteobacteria bacterium genome includes the window TTTCTTCTGAATAGATATCACCGCAAATTGACGGAAGCCCGCAAGCGTCAGGTCGGTGAATGAGGAGAAGGCCGTTTCGCCCGTTCGGCCGCCTTGGTGATCCGGTTTCAAACACAAAGAATGAGGATAGGACCCGGTGAAAAAGAGTTCCAGTTTTGAACCCCACACCGCCGAGATTTTCAACAACAGATTGAAACTCGTCAGTCTGCTCGTGGTGTTCGTCTTTTTCGCCCTGGTATTCCGCCTGTGGTATCTCCAGTTGATAAAAGGGTCCGAGTATCGGATCAAATCGGAAAACAATCGTATACGTCTCCAGGACATTCCTCCTTTCCGCGGCATGATATTCGACCGTCAAGGCGATCTGCTCGTGGACAATCGTCCCTCTTATGACATGTACATCATTCCGGAGGACGTCCAGGACAAGGACAAACTTCTGGACAATTTGGGGGAATTGGCGGATCTTGACCGTGAACAGGCGCTTCAGCGGCTTTCGGCAGGTCGCAAGTATCCCTTTAGACCCGTTCTCATCAAGAGGGATCTTGGCTGGCCTGAATTGGCCCGGGTGGAGACCAATCTCTACAATCTTCCCGGAGTCATGATTCAGGTCAAACCCCAACGGAACTATCTTTTCGGAAAATTCGCCTCCCACGTCATCGGTTACCTGGGGGAGATCAGTGAAACCCAACTGGCCAGCGGCCGGTACCCGGACAACAAGCGAGGGGATCTCATAGGGAAATACGGGGTTGAGATGTGCTGGCAGAAACAACTCAACGGCTTCCGGGGAGGTGAACAGGTGGAGGTGGATGCGGCCGGTCGCAAGTTGAGGGTGATATCCCGCAAGCCCCCTGTCTCAGGTGCGAACATCGCACTGACCCTGGACAAGGATCTGCAGATCCTGGCTGAGGAATGTCTTAATGGCAAAAAGGGGGCGGTTGTAGCCCTTGATCCCGGTACCGGAGAGATCCTGGCCATGGCGAGTCGTCCGGCCTTTGATCCAAATCTTTTCATCAGGGGAATTGATCCGAAGGAATGGAGACGGATCGTATCCAGCAAAGATTCTCCTCTCCAGAACAGGGCCATTGCCGGCCAGTATCCCCCGGGATCCGTGTTCAAGATCGTGGTGGCCCTGGCGGGGCTGGAGGAAGGCATCCTGGATCCGTCAGAAGAGGTTTTTTGCAACGGCAGCTACACTGTTGGAAGGAGATCTTATCGCTGCTGGAAGCGGGGGGGGCATGGCCCAATGGCCCTTCACGATGCTTTGGTTCAGTCCTGCGATGTCTACTTTTACAAGCTGGGACGCCGGCTGGGGGTGGACAAGATCGCCGAGTACGCCGAAAGGCTCGGGCTTGGTCATAGGCCGGGTTTTGATCTGGGAATGGACAAGCCGGGACTCATCCCGACAACCCGTTGGAAACTCAAGAGGTGGGGAATCCCCTGGCAGCCCGGAGAGACCATTTCCACGTCCATCGGGCAGAGCTATGTGCTGGTGACACCGCTGCAAATGGCCTTGATGATCGCAGCGATTTTCAACGGGGGAGTGCTTTACCAGCCGCAGGTCATTAAATGGGTCGGTAAGGATGGACGGATGATCCGTGAATTCAAACCGGTCCTCAAAAGGCGCTTGAATGCCAAGCCTGAAAATCTCGAATTGATCAAGTATGCGCTCGTGGGCGTGGTGAACGAACCCAGGGGGACCGGCAGGAGGGCCAAGGTCAAGGGTATCACGGTGGCCGGAAAGACCGGAACGGCCCAGGTCGTAACCCTGGAGAAGGAAAAGATCGCAAAAGCCGGGGGGGAGGTGCCTCCCGAATTCAGAGATCATGCCTGGTTCGTGGCCGTGGCACCTGCAGAACATCCCAGGTTGGCCATTGCGGTCCTGGTGGAAAACGGGGGTCACGGGGGAAGTGCTGCCGCACCGATCGCCGGAAGACTCATCGAGGCCTATTTTACCGGCAAACGTGTCGCGGACGCCGGAACGCGGCCTCAGCAGACAGGGCTTACAAACTGATCGGGCCCAAACAAGGTGCTGAAGGCTCCCTTCGGCACCCATGCAAAAGAATGAGAAAGCCATAATGATGTTCGATAGACGACTCCTTCAGAATTTTGATTGGATCCTCCTGCTGATACTGGCCATTCTGGCGGTGATCAGCGTATTGAACCTTTACAGCGCCACCTATCCCATCAGGGAGTCGGGAGGGAGCCAGATTTTTCTGAAACAGATCTACTGGTTTATCATCGGTTTTGCGGTGCTGTTGGTAATGACGACCTTTGATTACCATTTGCTGGAGAGATTGGCCTATCCGGTATATCTGGTTTCCATCGGACTCCTGATCCTTGTTTTTGTTGTCGGGGATATCCGCTCAGGTTCCCAGAGATGGATCAGTCTCGGCGGACTGGCAGTACAACCCTCGGAACTGGCAAAGCTCTCCATGGTCTTGATTCTTGCCAAGTTCTTCAACGAACAGGGTCAAGTCTACGAGTACCGACTTAGAGATCTGTGGAGGCCTTTCCTTTATATGGCCGTCCCCGCTGTCCTTATCCTGAAAGAACCGGACCTGGGTACCGCCCTTGTGCTGGTCACGGTATCCTTTTCCATGATCCTCTTCGCCAAGATCAAGTGGCGTTCCTTCCTGATCCTCATCCTTTCGGGGATCATCGCCGCACCCTTTATCTGGATCAATTTGAAGGACTATCAACAAAAACGGATTTTGACTTTTCTTCGGCCGGACATGGATCCCCTTGGAGCCGGTTATCATATCAATCAGTCCAAGATCGCGA containing:
- the mrdA gene encoding penicillin-binding protein 2; the encoded protein is MKKSSSFEPHTAEIFNNRLKLVSLLVVFVFFALVFRLWYLQLIKGSEYRIKSENNRIRLQDIPPFRGMIFDRQGDLLVDNRPSYDMYIIPEDVQDKDKLLDNLGELADLDREQALQRLSAGRKYPFRPVLIKRDLGWPELARVETNLYNLPGVMIQVKPQRNYLFGKFASHVIGYLGEISETQLASGRYPDNKRGDLIGKYGVEMCWQKQLNGFRGGEQVEVDAAGRKLRVISRKPPVSGANIALTLDKDLQILAEECLNGKKGAVVALDPGTGEILAMASRPAFDPNLFIRGIDPKEWRRIVSSKDSPLQNRAIAGQYPPGSVFKIVVALAGLEEGILDPSEEVFCNGSYTVGRRSYRCWKRGGHGPMALHDALVQSCDVYFYKLGRRLGVDKIAEYAERLGLGHRPGFDLGMDKPGLIPTTRWKLKRWGIPWQPGETISTSIGQSYVLVTPLQMALMIAAIFNGGVLYQPQVIKWVGKDGRMIREFKPVLKRRLNAKPENLELIKYALVGVVNEPRGTGRRAKVKGITVAGKTGTAQVVTLEKEKIAKAGGEVPPEFRDHAWFVAVAPAEHPRLAIAVLVENGGHGGSAAAPIAGRLIEAYFTGKRVADAGTRPQQTGLTN
- the rodA gene encoding rod shape-determining protein RodA; the protein is MFDRRLLQNFDWILLLILAILAVISVLNLYSATYPIRESGGSQIFLKQIYWFIIGFAVLLVMTTFDYHLLERLAYPVYLVSIGLLILVFVVGDIRSGSQRWISLGGLAVQPSELAKLSMVLILAKFFNEQGQVYEYRLRDLWRPFLYMAVPAVLILKEPDLGTALVLVTVSFSMILFAKIKWRSFLILILSGIIAAPFIWINLKDYQQKRILTFLRPDMDPLGAGYHINQSKIAIGSGLFWGKGYLKGTQTRLHFLPEQHTDFAFSVLAEEWGFVGSVILLLLYFLLMLWGINIAKNSKDRFGTMIALGIVAIIFWQLVINVSMTTGLLPVVGIPLVMFSYGGSSTVSTMAGLGLLMNISMRRFMFQ